Proteins from a genomic interval of Phlebotomus papatasi isolate M1 chromosome 3, Ppap_2.1, whole genome shotgun sequence:
- the LOC129806197 gene encoding myosin-10 isoform X1 has translation MKTGTKISFQDTMHHLYPISKGDQLCPLGFHPQVRWPTRCKRCFRDYKEHGGKRNPEDIIASSPNLSDSSSKPPARIWTSSQNLSTIPSPESVSNHPTIRRRPASWTSTPDLADDEVLGNEAKVDVVVHLPRRRHTTEIVEDTTDETVTIKRPPLPPSATKTASDIPDDLVIQKSDSLAERYRKMQALKQRQNSRESSRERSLPRKMEEKEKSPSPALPAKKDIEQPKKPPEKPKEPVPERRVRQRSIEPVEEAPPERRVRVRNTENTANAEASAKKPPVAKTPVKTPPKPEKIEPAKPDPKITQQDIQFLIHVKNNTTPPKQEDTFSTSTDTTDTTLVGVSEKGDRNLLEQIDNLKKELETTKTRCERAERDKSDILLRRLASIDTVPNRTAASEALKLQQKVNELKQQVEDLRDDKRSLSLKVKELEADLDARPSKSIEHELKIKLKQAEALCESLMDENEDIKKELKNMEQEIDEMQDNFREEQADEYSTVKKELEQTTKNCRILSFKLKKSERKIEQLEQEKQALQLTGDLPMKIRQLEEELKLAKDVAKRLQSEADTKKKTPSLGKIGKSTSADGKITRESLTRGGSQEDPNQLQRDLQDSMEREADLREQLKFAEEEAESFRKKASRIEDENESLMMQLKKMASKARGTKLGASSRIRSVEKDEGISDEEDPAELRVLLELNEQEASVLRRKVEELETGNDKKDKQIKELEDRLQTATKAQKNEVTEKPKLPTILSKTPAGINAANEKKIKSLEEELTTTKKKLQEKTKEVQQLQDTKSSRESLSGDQSVNLKRQLQTVESEAAVLRTKLQTVEQENDKILAENKKLQLQVARGARKDSAPSLNAVNSTGNGEELKKLEQERDELSKKLKEVLETTADNLPTRVAKKYSETLTKFQLKTMIEDLEKEVIQYRVIAAKCGAETLDKLETENTKLSGQLKESQDKLKTANSEIKTLKTKATTSAKNGDLEAKVKTAEKETKNLLDKVADLEDKYSKQEGQMKQLQASNKLLENQISLGKDEAKKLQEELEKEKREKNRWETKVADLDSDLQAARKNTEKVKANLEKEISSLKTKSSSSEAPSKLVTQLKEKISELEATVTKDGEKYKDLTGKYELLEEEHVLIKAQLTSEKEKAQNEVASLKKKLSEAKDRDSRNKSETETLTKRLSEAKEKIADLESRNVKMSAIELERNRLKSSLEETERLFEKLKKENEMNADQVMQLKRENDEARKKLDDFERVHKVERSLTDQNVLLEQEIKKLRLKVDTTETAMKSEVASTRLRYEQQVTNLQSELSSMHNQCERFKRDRDTFKQLLEGAQKTIHDLKHSSGRQSRASVHSSGDEDDKSKIVALEQQVGCLEDELSESRLECSKLKTELISEKTNSEIKISEMQSQLNEYEEEKVLASGRTKIPGTKTRLELSWQKEREELQRLLSETSTLARDLRQTLFEVERERDKERLEMRRKLDQLKRNTEDEMEDGRKKISELQCDLLELRDAHAKLRTANEKLRRERDRYERERENTSKRRMEQDGEKKVGALLQTVDELVKIAPDLQIVSSNSHPPANSTHLAPTPLPRRSKSRSPSPGPSPIQISSVLARLAEASEELRRYQRLCEDDRERDRIRRGGMRRAASTEHDESSSRHSRLSRSSAQNGSLYRKSLSLDQSMQHEQQMIWKQDDDSMSSLQSIDSELGGMVRDSSLDSRLSAGSTQSDLPRGPRKKKRGIMGKLRSLTKTKSVESDASQQGSDSDLSLPGDRDRSKKDLKGRLSGMFRRSRGSSLEKSLDDPNHPVAVTTIDPQTDNPETVKKVTVKPPTPLTTPSSQRKNK, from the exons atgaaaaCGGGCACGAAGATCTCTTTCCAGGACACAATGCATCATCTCTACCCCATTTCCAAGGGTGACCAACTCTGTCCACTAGGATTTCATCCTCAAGTCCGATGGCCAACACGGTGTAAAAGATGTTTCCGGGACTACAAGGAGCATGGGGGCAAGAGGAATCCCGAGGATATTATTGCATCCTCACCAAATCTCTCGGATTCCAGCTCAAAGCCACCAGCTCGAATCTGGACATCGAGTCAGAATCTATCTACGATCCCAAGTCCAGAATCTG TTTCAAATCACCCAACAATTCGAAGAAGACCTGCTTCGTGGACTTCCACTCCAGATTTGGCAGATGATGAGGTGCTAGGGAATGAAGCGAAAGTCGATGTCGTGGTGCATCTGCCCAGGAGACGCCATACCACAGAAATTGTCGAGGATACAACTGATGAGACAGTAACCATTAAACGACCTCCACTTCCGCCCTCAGCCACAAAAACTGCCTCAGATATTCCAGATGATCTCGTCATACAGAAGAGTGATTCCCTTGCTGAGCGCTATCGCAAGATGCAGGCTCTCAAGCAGCGTCAGAACAGCAGGGAATCCAGTCGCGAGAGATCATTGCCCAGGAAGATGGAGGAGAAGGAAAAATCACCTTCACCGGCTCTTCCTGCTAAAAAAGACATCGAACAACCCAAAAAACCTCCGGAAAAGCCCAAGGAACCAGTTCCTGAAAGGCGTGTCCGACAGAGAAGTATAGAACCTGTGGAGGAAGCTCCACCTGAGAGACGCGTAAGAGTTAGAAATACAGAAAACACAGCCAATGCTGAAGCATCGGCTAAGAAGCCCCCAGTGGCAAAAACTCCCGTCAAAACTCCTCCTAAGCCCGAAAAGATTGAACCTGCAAAGCCAGATCCTAAAATAACCCAACAAGACATCCAATTCCTCATCCATGTCAAGAACAATACTACTCCACCGAAGCAGGAGGATACCTTCTCAACATCCACAGATACAACAGACACAACTCTCGTGGGAGTGTCTGAGAAGGGAGATCGGAATCTCCTGGAGCAAATTGATAATTTAAAGAAGGAGCTGGAAACCACAAAGACTCGCTGTGAACGTGCTGAGAGGGATAAGAGTGACATCCTGCTACGAAGACTTGCCTCAATTGACACAGTTCCCAATCGAACAGCCGCATCTGAAGCCCTGAAGCTTCAGCAGAAAGTCAATGAGCTGAAGCAACAGGTGGAGGATCTGCGAGATGACAAACGCAGCCTTTCGCTGAAAGTCAAGGAGCTGGAAGCAGATCTCGATGCTCGACCGTCGAAGAGCATCGAGCACGAACTTAAGATCAAGCTGAAACAGGCAGAAGCACTCTGTGAATCCCTAATGGATGAGAATGAAGACATCAAGAAGGAATTGAAGAATATGGAGCAGGAAATTGATGAGATGCAGGATAATTTCCGCGAGGAGCAGGCCGATGAGTATTCAACGGTGAAGAAGGAACTGGAACAAACCACCAAAAACTGCCGCATTTTGTCGTTCAAGCTGAAGAAGTCTGAGAGGAAGATTGAGCAGCTCGAACAGGAAAAACAGGCTCTTCAGCTGACTGGAGATCTTCCAATGAAGATACGGCAGTTGGAAGAGGAGCTCAAACTAGCCAAAGATGTAGCCAAACGGCTTCAGAGTGAAGCAGATACGAAGAAAAAGACTCCCAGTTtgggaaaaataggaaaatccaCATCAGCCGATGGGAAAATCACCAGGGAATCACTCACAAGAGGTGGCTCCCAGGAAGATCCCAATCAATTGCAGAGGGATCTTCAGGATTCCATGGAGAGAGAAGCTGATCTCAGGGAGCAGCTGAAATTTGCAGAAGAGGAG gcTGAGAGCTTCAGGAAAAAAGCTTCCCGGATTGAGGATGAAAATGAATCTCTAATGATGCAACTGAAGAAGATGGCATCCAAAGCTCGAG GAACAAAACTCGGAGCATCCTCGAGAATTCGTTCAGTTGAAAAGGACGAAGGCATTTCCGACGAAGAAGATCCTGCAGAACTTCGTGTTCTGTTGGAACTCAATGAGCAGGAGGCTTCTGTGTTGAGGAGAAAGGTGGAAGAACTAGAAACGGGCAATGACAAGAAAGACAAGCAGATCAAGGAACTGGAAGATCGTCTTCAGACTGCTACAAAAGCCCAGAAAAATGAGGTGACGGAAAAACCAAAGCTCCCAACAATTTTGTCCAAGACTCCAGCTGGAATAAATGCAGCCAATGAGAAGAAGATCAAGAGTCTGGAGGAGGAATTGACCACAACGAAGAAGAAACTCCAGGAGAAAACCAAAGAAGTCCAACAACTCCAAGACACAAAATCCAGCAGGGAATCCCTCTCTGGTGACCAGAGTGTCAATCTCAAGAGACAGCTGCAAACTGTGGAGTCAGAAGCTGCTGTCCTGAGGACAAAACTGCAGACTGTTGAGCAAGAGAATGACAAGATCTTGGCTGAGAACAAGAAGCTCCAACTTCAGGTGGCCAGAGGAGCTCGAAAGGACTCTGCACCATCACTGAATGCAGTAAATTCCACAGGGAATGGAGAGGAACTCAAGAAACTGGAACAGGAACGCGATGAGCTCAGCAAGAAGTTGAAAGAAGTACTGGAAACAACTGCTGACAATCTTCCAACCAGAGTTGCCAAGAAATACTCAGAAACCCTAACAAAATTCCAGTTAAAG ACAATGATTGAAGATCTGGAAAAGGAAGTCATCCAGTATCGGGTGATTGCTGCAAAATGCGGAGCTGAAACACTGGACAAATTGGAGACGGAAAATACCAAACTATCCGGTCAATTGAAGGAGTCACAGGATAAACTGAAGACAGCGAATTCAGAGATCA AAACTTTGAAGACAAAGGCAACAACTTCCGCCAAGAATGGGGATCTAGAAGCTAAAGTTAAGACCGCAGAGAAGGAGACTAAGAATCTACTGGATAAAGTGGCAGATCTGGAAGACAAGTACTCCAAGCAGGAGGGTCAAATGAAGCAACTACAGGCTTCAAATAAACTCCTGGAGAATCAGATATCACTGGGGAAGGATGAGGCCAAGAAATTGCAGGAAGAACTGGAGAAGGAGAAGCGTGAGAAAAATCGTTGGGAAACCAAAGTGGCAGATTTGGATTCAGATCTCCAGGCAGCCCGGAAGAATACCGAGAAAGTCAAGGCGAATCTGGAAAAGGAGATTTCTAGTCTCAAAACAAAATCCTCCAGTTCGGAAGCTCCATCGAAACTCGTAACTCAGCTGAAGGAGAAGATTTCAGAGTTAGAGGCGACAGTGACGAAGGATGGAGAGAAATACAAGGATCTGACGGGGAAGTATGAACTTCTGGAGGAAGAGCATGTTCTGATCAAAGCCCAGTTGACAAGTGAGAAGGAGAAGGCCCAGAACGAAGTGGCTAGTTTGAAGAAGAAACTCTCCGAGGCAAAAGACAGAGATTCCAGAAATAAATCAGAGACTGAGACACTGACAAAGAGATTGTCAGAGGCCAAGGAGAAGATTGCCGATCTCGAGAGCAGAAATGTCAAGATGAGTGCCATTGAACTGGAGAGGAATCGCCTCAAGTCCAGCCTCGAGGAGACAGAGAGGCTCTTTGAGAAGCTGAAGAAGGAGAATGAGATGAATGCTGACCAGGTGATGCAACTGAAGAGGGAAAATGACGAAGCCAGGAAGAAACTGGATGACTTTGAGCGTGTGCACAAAGTCGAGAGATCCCTAACAGACCAGAATGTCCTGCTAGAGCAGGAAATCAAGAAACTCCGCCTGAAAGTCGACACAACAGAAACTGCCATGAAGTCAGAAGTGGCATCCACGAGGCTCCGCTACGAGCAGCAGGTGACAAATCTCCAATCTGAACTCTCTTCAATGCACAACCAATGCGAACGCTTCAAAAGGGATCGAGATACTTTCAAACAGCTCCTGGAGGGTGCTCAAAAGACCATTCACGATCTTAAGCACTCTAGTGGACGTCAGAGCAGGGCTAGTGTCCACAGTAGCGGAGACGAGGATGACAAATCCAAAATCGTGGCTCTGGAGCAACAAGTTGGTTGCCTGGAGGATGAACTCAGCGAATCTCGGTTGGAGTGTAGTAAACTCAAGACCGAACTCATCTCTGAGAAAACCAATTCCGAGATTAAGATCTCAGAGATGCAATCCCAGCTCAATGAGTACGAAGAGGAAAAAGTCCTGGCAAGTGGACGGACAAAGATTCCAGGCACAAAAACTCGACTGGAATTGTCATGGCAGAAGGAACGTGAGGAACTTCAGAGACTCCTGTCCGAGACCTCAACTCTGGCCAGAGATCTCCGTCAGACGCTGTTCGAAGTGGAACGAGAACGAGACAAGGAGCGCCTGGAGATGCGCCGGAAGCTGGATCAGCTGAAGCGAAACACAGAGGATGAGATGGAGGATGGAAGGAAGAAAATCTCCGAATTGCAGTGTGATCTGCTGGAACTGAGGGATGCTCATGCAAAACTCCGAACAGCCAATGAGAAACTCCGGCGGGAAAGGGATCGGTATGAGAGAGAACGCGAGAATACCTCAAAGAGGAGAATGGAGCAAGATGGTGAGAAGAAAGTTGGAGCCCTGCTTCAGACAGTGGATGAATTGGTTAAGATTGCTCCAGATCTCCAGATTGTCAGCTCAAATTCCCATCCACCAGCAAATTCCACCCATTTGGCGCCAACGCCACTTCCCAGACGCAGCAAAAGCCGAAGTCCATCCCCTGGGCCCTCACCAATCCAGATCTCCTCAGTTCTGGCGCGTTTGGCCGAAGCTTCGGAAGAACTGAGAAGATACCAGAGACTCTGTGAGGATGACCGGGAGAGAGATCGTATTCGACGCGGAGGAATGAGAAGAGCAGCATCTACAGAACATGATGAATCCTCAAGTAGACACTCAAGACTCTCGAGATCTTCAGCCCAAAATGGCAGTCTCTACCGCAAGAGTCTGTCCCTCGATCAATCAATGCAACACGAGCAACAAATGATCTGGAAGCAGGATGACGATAGCATGTCATCTCTGCAGTCCATTGATTCAGAATTGGGCGGAATGGTGAGGGATTCCAGCTTGGACTCTCGCCTTTCAGCCGGATCCACTCAGAGTGACTTACCCAGAGGACCCAGGAAGAAGAAGCGAGGCATCATGGGGAAACTAAGGAGCTTGACCAAGACAAAGAGTGTCGAGAGTGATGCTTCG CAACAAGGATCTGATTCTGATTTGAGCTTACCTGGTGATCGGGATCGCAGCAAGAAGGACCTCAAGGGGCGCCTTTCGGGAATGTTCAGGAGATCCCGCGGAAGCAGCTTGGAAAAGTCCCTCGATGATCCCAATCATCCCGTTGCCGTTACAACAATTGACCCTCAAACCGATAATCCAGAAACTGTTAAAAAG GTGACAGTTAAACCACCAACCCCTCTAACGACACCCAGCTCCCAGAGGAAAAACAAATGA
- the LOC129806197 gene encoding myosin-10 isoform X2 — protein sequence MHHLYPISKGDQLCPLGFHPQVRWPTRCKRCFRDYKEHGGKRNPEDIIASSPNLSDSSSKPPARIWTSSQNLSTIPSPESVSNHPTIRRRPASWTSTPDLADDEVLGNEAKVDVVVHLPRRRHTTEIVEDTTDETVTIKRPPLPPSATKTASDIPDDLVIQKSDSLAERYRKMQALKQRQNSRESSRERSLPRKMEEKEKSPSPALPAKKDIEQPKKPPEKPKEPVPERRVRQRSIEPVEEAPPERRVRVRNTENTANAEASAKKPPVAKTPVKTPPKPEKIEPAKPDPKITQQDIQFLIHVKNNTTPPKQEDTFSTSTDTTDTTLVGVSEKGDRNLLEQIDNLKKELETTKTRCERAERDKSDILLRRLASIDTVPNRTAASEALKLQQKVNELKQQVEDLRDDKRSLSLKVKELEADLDARPSKSIEHELKIKLKQAEALCESLMDENEDIKKELKNMEQEIDEMQDNFREEQADEYSTVKKELEQTTKNCRILSFKLKKSERKIEQLEQEKQALQLTGDLPMKIRQLEEELKLAKDVAKRLQSEADTKKKTPSLGKIGKSTSADGKITRESLTRGGSQEDPNQLQRDLQDSMEREADLREQLKFAEEEAESFRKKASRIEDENESLMMQLKKMASKARGTKLGASSRIRSVEKDEGISDEEDPAELRVLLELNEQEASVLRRKVEELETGNDKKDKQIKELEDRLQTATKAQKNEVTEKPKLPTILSKTPAGINAANEKKIKSLEEELTTTKKKLQEKTKEVQQLQDTKSSRESLSGDQSVNLKRQLQTVESEAAVLRTKLQTVEQENDKILAENKKLQLQVARGARKDSAPSLNAVNSTGNGEELKKLEQERDELSKKLKEVLETTADNLPTRVAKKYSETLTKFQLKTMIEDLEKEVIQYRVIAAKCGAETLDKLETENTKLSGQLKESQDKLKTANSEIKTLKTKATTSAKNGDLEAKVKTAEKETKNLLDKVADLEDKYSKQEGQMKQLQASNKLLENQISLGKDEAKKLQEELEKEKREKNRWETKVADLDSDLQAARKNTEKVKANLEKEISSLKTKSSSSEAPSKLVTQLKEKISELEATVTKDGEKYKDLTGKYELLEEEHVLIKAQLTSEKEKAQNEVASLKKKLSEAKDRDSRNKSETETLTKRLSEAKEKIADLESRNVKMSAIELERNRLKSSLEETERLFEKLKKENEMNADQVMQLKRENDEARKKLDDFERVHKVERSLTDQNVLLEQEIKKLRLKVDTTETAMKSEVASTRLRYEQQVTNLQSELSSMHNQCERFKRDRDTFKQLLEGAQKTIHDLKHSSGRQSRASVHSSGDEDDKSKIVALEQQVGCLEDELSESRLECSKLKTELISEKTNSEIKISEMQSQLNEYEEEKVLASGRTKIPGTKTRLELSWQKEREELQRLLSETSTLARDLRQTLFEVERERDKERLEMRRKLDQLKRNTEDEMEDGRKKISELQCDLLELRDAHAKLRTANEKLRRERDRYERERENTSKRRMEQDGEKKVGALLQTVDELVKIAPDLQIVSSNSHPPANSTHLAPTPLPRRSKSRSPSPGPSPIQISSVLARLAEASEELRRYQRLCEDDRERDRIRRGGMRRAASTEHDESSSRHSRLSRSSAQNGSLYRKSLSLDQSMQHEQQMIWKQDDDSMSSLQSIDSELGGMVRDSSLDSRLSAGSTQSDLPRGPRKKKRGIMGKLRSLTKTKSVESDASQQGSDSDLSLPGDRDRSKKDLKGRLSGMFRRSRGSSLEKSLDDPNHPVAVTTIDPQTDNPETVKKVTVKPPTPLTTPSSQRKNK from the exons ATGCATCATCTCTACCCCATTTCCAAGGGTGACCAACTCTGTCCACTAGGATTTCATCCTCAAGTCCGATGGCCAACACGGTGTAAAAGATGTTTCCGGGACTACAAGGAGCATGGGGGCAAGAGGAATCCCGAGGATATTATTGCATCCTCACCAAATCTCTCGGATTCCAGCTCAAAGCCACCAGCTCGAATCTGGACATCGAGTCAGAATCTATCTACGATCCCAAGTCCAGAATCTG TTTCAAATCACCCAACAATTCGAAGAAGACCTGCTTCGTGGACTTCCACTCCAGATTTGGCAGATGATGAGGTGCTAGGGAATGAAGCGAAAGTCGATGTCGTGGTGCATCTGCCCAGGAGACGCCATACCACAGAAATTGTCGAGGATACAACTGATGAGACAGTAACCATTAAACGACCTCCACTTCCGCCCTCAGCCACAAAAACTGCCTCAGATATTCCAGATGATCTCGTCATACAGAAGAGTGATTCCCTTGCTGAGCGCTATCGCAAGATGCAGGCTCTCAAGCAGCGTCAGAACAGCAGGGAATCCAGTCGCGAGAGATCATTGCCCAGGAAGATGGAGGAGAAGGAAAAATCACCTTCACCGGCTCTTCCTGCTAAAAAAGACATCGAACAACCCAAAAAACCTCCGGAAAAGCCCAAGGAACCAGTTCCTGAAAGGCGTGTCCGACAGAGAAGTATAGAACCTGTGGAGGAAGCTCCACCTGAGAGACGCGTAAGAGTTAGAAATACAGAAAACACAGCCAATGCTGAAGCATCGGCTAAGAAGCCCCCAGTGGCAAAAACTCCCGTCAAAACTCCTCCTAAGCCCGAAAAGATTGAACCTGCAAAGCCAGATCCTAAAATAACCCAACAAGACATCCAATTCCTCATCCATGTCAAGAACAATACTACTCCACCGAAGCAGGAGGATACCTTCTCAACATCCACAGATACAACAGACACAACTCTCGTGGGAGTGTCTGAGAAGGGAGATCGGAATCTCCTGGAGCAAATTGATAATTTAAAGAAGGAGCTGGAAACCACAAAGACTCGCTGTGAACGTGCTGAGAGGGATAAGAGTGACATCCTGCTACGAAGACTTGCCTCAATTGACACAGTTCCCAATCGAACAGCCGCATCTGAAGCCCTGAAGCTTCAGCAGAAAGTCAATGAGCTGAAGCAACAGGTGGAGGATCTGCGAGATGACAAACGCAGCCTTTCGCTGAAAGTCAAGGAGCTGGAAGCAGATCTCGATGCTCGACCGTCGAAGAGCATCGAGCACGAACTTAAGATCAAGCTGAAACAGGCAGAAGCACTCTGTGAATCCCTAATGGATGAGAATGAAGACATCAAGAAGGAATTGAAGAATATGGAGCAGGAAATTGATGAGATGCAGGATAATTTCCGCGAGGAGCAGGCCGATGAGTATTCAACGGTGAAGAAGGAACTGGAACAAACCACCAAAAACTGCCGCATTTTGTCGTTCAAGCTGAAGAAGTCTGAGAGGAAGATTGAGCAGCTCGAACAGGAAAAACAGGCTCTTCAGCTGACTGGAGATCTTCCAATGAAGATACGGCAGTTGGAAGAGGAGCTCAAACTAGCCAAAGATGTAGCCAAACGGCTTCAGAGTGAAGCAGATACGAAGAAAAAGACTCCCAGTTtgggaaaaataggaaaatccaCATCAGCCGATGGGAAAATCACCAGGGAATCACTCACAAGAGGTGGCTCCCAGGAAGATCCCAATCAATTGCAGAGGGATCTTCAGGATTCCATGGAGAGAGAAGCTGATCTCAGGGAGCAGCTGAAATTTGCAGAAGAGGAG gcTGAGAGCTTCAGGAAAAAAGCTTCCCGGATTGAGGATGAAAATGAATCTCTAATGATGCAACTGAAGAAGATGGCATCCAAAGCTCGAG GAACAAAACTCGGAGCATCCTCGAGAATTCGTTCAGTTGAAAAGGACGAAGGCATTTCCGACGAAGAAGATCCTGCAGAACTTCGTGTTCTGTTGGAACTCAATGAGCAGGAGGCTTCTGTGTTGAGGAGAAAGGTGGAAGAACTAGAAACGGGCAATGACAAGAAAGACAAGCAGATCAAGGAACTGGAAGATCGTCTTCAGACTGCTACAAAAGCCCAGAAAAATGAGGTGACGGAAAAACCAAAGCTCCCAACAATTTTGTCCAAGACTCCAGCTGGAATAAATGCAGCCAATGAGAAGAAGATCAAGAGTCTGGAGGAGGAATTGACCACAACGAAGAAGAAACTCCAGGAGAAAACCAAAGAAGTCCAACAACTCCAAGACACAAAATCCAGCAGGGAATCCCTCTCTGGTGACCAGAGTGTCAATCTCAAGAGACAGCTGCAAACTGTGGAGTCAGAAGCTGCTGTCCTGAGGACAAAACTGCAGACTGTTGAGCAAGAGAATGACAAGATCTTGGCTGAGAACAAGAAGCTCCAACTTCAGGTGGCCAGAGGAGCTCGAAAGGACTCTGCACCATCACTGAATGCAGTAAATTCCACAGGGAATGGAGAGGAACTCAAGAAACTGGAACAGGAACGCGATGAGCTCAGCAAGAAGTTGAAAGAAGTACTGGAAACAACTGCTGACAATCTTCCAACCAGAGTTGCCAAGAAATACTCAGAAACCCTAACAAAATTCCAGTTAAAG ACAATGATTGAAGATCTGGAAAAGGAAGTCATCCAGTATCGGGTGATTGCTGCAAAATGCGGAGCTGAAACACTGGACAAATTGGAGACGGAAAATACCAAACTATCCGGTCAATTGAAGGAGTCACAGGATAAACTGAAGACAGCGAATTCAGAGATCA AAACTTTGAAGACAAAGGCAACAACTTCCGCCAAGAATGGGGATCTAGAAGCTAAAGTTAAGACCGCAGAGAAGGAGACTAAGAATCTACTGGATAAAGTGGCAGATCTGGAAGACAAGTACTCCAAGCAGGAGGGTCAAATGAAGCAACTACAGGCTTCAAATAAACTCCTGGAGAATCAGATATCACTGGGGAAGGATGAGGCCAAGAAATTGCAGGAAGAACTGGAGAAGGAGAAGCGTGAGAAAAATCGTTGGGAAACCAAAGTGGCAGATTTGGATTCAGATCTCCAGGCAGCCCGGAAGAATACCGAGAAAGTCAAGGCGAATCTGGAAAAGGAGATTTCTAGTCTCAAAACAAAATCCTCCAGTTCGGAAGCTCCATCGAAACTCGTAACTCAGCTGAAGGAGAAGATTTCAGAGTTAGAGGCGACAGTGACGAAGGATGGAGAGAAATACAAGGATCTGACGGGGAAGTATGAACTTCTGGAGGAAGAGCATGTTCTGATCAAAGCCCAGTTGACAAGTGAGAAGGAGAAGGCCCAGAACGAAGTGGCTAGTTTGAAGAAGAAACTCTCCGAGGCAAAAGACAGAGATTCCAGAAATAAATCAGAGACTGAGACACTGACAAAGAGATTGTCAGAGGCCAAGGAGAAGATTGCCGATCTCGAGAGCAGAAATGTCAAGATGAGTGCCATTGAACTGGAGAGGAATCGCCTCAAGTCCAGCCTCGAGGAGACAGAGAGGCTCTTTGAGAAGCTGAAGAAGGAGAATGAGATGAATGCTGACCAGGTGATGCAACTGAAGAGGGAAAATGACGAAGCCAGGAAGAAACTGGATGACTTTGAGCGTGTGCACAAAGTCGAGAGATCCCTAACAGACCAGAATGTCCTGCTAGAGCAGGAAATCAAGAAACTCCGCCTGAAAGTCGACACAACAGAAACTGCCATGAAGTCAGAAGTGGCATCCACGAGGCTCCGCTACGAGCAGCAGGTGACAAATCTCCAATCTGAACTCTCTTCAATGCACAACCAATGCGAACGCTTCAAAAGGGATCGAGATACTTTCAAACAGCTCCTGGAGGGTGCTCAAAAGACCATTCACGATCTTAAGCACTCTAGTGGACGTCAGAGCAGGGCTAGTGTCCACAGTAGCGGAGACGAGGATGACAAATCCAAAATCGTGGCTCTGGAGCAACAAGTTGGTTGCCTGGAGGATGAACTCAGCGAATCTCGGTTGGAGTGTAGTAAACTCAAGACCGAACTCATCTCTGAGAAAACCAATTCCGAGATTAAGATCTCAGAGATGCAATCCCAGCTCAATGAGTACGAAGAGGAAAAAGTCCTGGCAAGTGGACGGACAAAGATTCCAGGCACAAAAACTCGACTGGAATTGTCATGGCAGAAGGAACGTGAGGAACTTCAGAGACTCCTGTCCGAGACCTCAACTCTGGCCAGAGATCTCCGTCAGACGCTGTTCGAAGTGGAACGAGAACGAGACAAGGAGCGCCTGGAGATGCGCCGGAAGCTGGATCAGCTGAAGCGAAACACAGAGGATGAGATGGAGGATGGAAGGAAGAAAATCTCCGAATTGCAGTGTGATCTGCTGGAACTGAGGGATGCTCATGCAAAACTCCGAACAGCCAATGAGAAACTCCGGCGGGAAAGGGATCGGTATGAGAGAGAACGCGAGAATACCTCAAAGAGGAGAATGGAGCAAGATGGTGAGAAGAAAGTTGGAGCCCTGCTTCAGACAGTGGATGAATTGGTTAAGATTGCTCCAGATCTCCAGATTGTCAGCTCAAATTCCCATCCACCAGCAAATTCCACCCATTTGGCGCCAACGCCACTTCCCAGACGCAGCAAAAGCCGAAGTCCATCCCCTGGGCCCTCACCAATCCAGATCTCCTCAGTTCTGGCGCGTTTGGCCGAAGCTTCGGAAGAACTGAGAAGATACCAGAGACTCTGTGAGGATGACCGGGAGAGAGATCGTATTCGACGCGGAGGAATGAGAAGAGCAGCATCTACAGAACATGATGAATCCTCAAGTAGACACTCAAGACTCTCGAGATCTTCAGCCCAAAATGGCAGTCTCTACCGCAAGAGTCTGTCCCTCGATCAATCAATGCAACACGAGCAACAAATGATCTGGAAGCAGGATGACGATAGCATGTCATCTCTGCAGTCCATTGATTCAGAATTGGGCGGAATGGTGAGGGATTCCAGCTTGGACTCTCGCCTTTCAGCCGGATCCACTCAGAGTGACTTACCCAGAGGACCCAGGAAGAAGAAGCGAGGCATCATGGGGAAACTAAGGAGCTTGACCAAGACAAAGAGTGTCGAGAGTGATGCTTCG CAACAAGGATCTGATTCTGATTTGAGCTTACCTGGTGATCGGGATCGCAGCAAGAAGGACCTCAAGGGGCGCCTTTCGGGAATGTTCAGGAGATCCCGCGGAAGCAGCTTGGAAAAGTCCCTCGATGATCCCAATCATCCCGTTGCCGTTACAACAATTGACCCTCAAACCGATAATCCAGAAACTGTTAAAAAG GTGACAGTTAAACCACCAACCCCTCTAACGACACCCAGCTCCCAGAGGAAAAACAAATGA